In one Leishmania braziliensis MHOM/BR/75/M2904 complete genome, chromosome 32 genomic region, the following are encoded:
- a CDS encoding putative chloride channel protein: MSARYGTAGSSGVLDTPSATCRRREADAATAAWFYELRREVEEAGDAAVNRSRAPLFEKAHRPHVFTAEERRRMDCYESIDYAEGQSLVHRVSTTRQSQTDTQGWLRLAMFILIGLAVGGWSLLLLQTLDYLAEVKLNAVQGVVRSRNSTYSLFNESSFYMSSLRSSGNKSGDDGSTAIVLRTISWSALLRGWMLYTMWGMLMALLSSLCCLVMPSAAGSGIPDVMAYLNGVMFPRIFNVRNLVIKSLSCILAVSAGLPVGIEGPMIHMGSLIGAGLPTGRSRSLRCSATSFFDQFRNPRDGRDFISAGAACGLTSAFSSPLGGMLFVMEEMATHFSVRLAWLVFLSCLSCMWIIQSCNSFLSGWHFLDRSAMAFGNLREASIAMFYIDTVPENTVPLYTYTFIPTVTVAVLSGLLAVAYTISSICFSRWRSRYLFPTALYRVLEPCVFASLFATACYVLPLFTPCVPTPQPTREKKEALHVELFTAFCAQPETTHHPLATLTMTSPYNLLRLLFSRHSAGLFPAWSLLLHLSIYMVGSSYAGGMFISCGTVIPSLLIGAVEGRLIGVLFQRPVWADEGVVALIGAAAYFAGISRLTFALVVVVMELTADVSHITCLMLGILLAKGIADKCCHSFYHASLEVKAVPFLEAQASMHLLDTYTARDIMTTPVKVLETMDTVLHVLEALTMTRHNAFPVVRVGEADQTYEGMITRAQLQLLLWVVYLRQIDDVAEVLVDNEGNANDEADSVDGATDARSGSASEQASSESLIQSHVTAADLKRVHEFVFWNRLPSIPMMEYLPLSTIRSYIDLRPYVDSSAPYVQQGVCVSRAYYTFRHLGLRHLPVLDRRQQVAGILTRVSFVGDRLMEKVGARAAGDFVDTEWRR, encoded by the coding sequence ATGAGTGCACGGTACGGCACTGCTGGCTCTAGCGGGGTACTTGACACGCCGTCCGCTACCTGCCGCAGGCGAGAGGCGGACGCAGCGACGGCTGCCTGGTTCTACGAGCTtaggagggaggtggaggaagcCGGGGACGCCGCGGTAAATCGTTCTCGAGCGCCACTGTTTGAGAAGGCCCACCGCCCGCACGTGTTTACCGCagaggagcggcggcgcatggATTGCTATGAGAGCATTGATTACGCCGAGGGTCAATCCCTCGTTCACCGCGTCAGTACTACTCGCCAAAGTCAGACGGACACGCAAGGGTGGCTGCGTCTGGCGATGTTTATCTTGATCGGCCTCGCCGTTGGCGGCTGGTCccttctgctgcttcagACACTAGACTACCTTGCGGAGGTGAAGCTGAATGCGGTGCAGGGGGTGGTGCGCAGCCGCAACAGTACTTATTCGCTGTTTAACGAGTCTAGCTTCTACATGTCGTCGCTGCGGAGCTCTGGAAACAAGAGCGGTGACGACGGCAGCACTGCGATAGTGCTGCGCACGATATCGTGGTCAGCGCTGCTACGCGGATGGATGCTGTACACGATGTGGGGCATGCTGATGGCGCTTCTGTcgtctctctgctgccttGTCATGCCGAGCGCCGCTGGCAGCGGTATCCCGGATGTTATGGCGTACCTCAACGGCGTCATGTTCCCGCGCATCTTCAACGTTCGGAATCTGGTGATCAAGTCGCTCTCGTGCATCCTCGCAGTGAGTGCCGGTTTGCCAGTGGGAATAGAGGGGCCTATGATTCACATGGGGTCGCTTATTGGAGCCGGTCTCCCCACCggccgcagccgctctctgaggtgcagcgccacTTCCTTCTTTGATCAATTTCGAAATCCGCGCGATGGGCGTGACTTCATctccgccggcgccgcttgTGGCTTGACGAGCGCCTTTTCGAGCCCTCTGGGCGGGATGTTGTTTGTcatggaggagatggcgaCTCATTTCTCTGTACGTTTGGCGTGGCTCGTGTTTCTCTCCTGTCTCTCGTGCATGTGGATCATTCAGTCGTGCAACTCCTTTCTCTCCGGCTGGCATTTCCTCGATCGATCCGCCATGGCATTCGGTAACCTGCGTGAGGCCTCCATCGCGATGTTCTACATCGACACCGTGCCAGAGAACACGGTCCCCTTGTACACGTACACGTTCATTCCTACGGTGACGGTGGCAGTGTTGTCTGGCCTCTTGGCAGTGGCTTACACGATCAGCAGCATCTGCTTCTCCCGTTGGCGCTCGCGCTACCTCTTCCCCACAGCGCTGTACCGCGTGCTGGAGCCGTGCGTATTCGCATCTCTCTTTGCCACAGCCTGCTACGTGTTGCCCCTCTTCACACCATGCGTGCCGACCCCACAGCCGACGcgcgagaagaaagaggcCCTACACGTGGAGCTCTTCACCGCGTTCTGCGCGCAGCCGGAAACAACCCATCACCCGCTCGCCACCCTCACCATGACTAGCCCTTACAacctgctgcgcctcttgTTCTCGCGCCACTCCGCGGGGCTCTTTCCTGCTTGGTCACTTCTCCTGCATCTCTCGATTTACATGGTTGGTTCCAGCTACGCTGGCGGCATGTTCATCTCCTGCGGCACCGTAATCCCGTCGCTGCTCATCGGCGCTGTCGAGGGGCGCCTTATCGGGGTTCTCTTTCAGCGCCCGGTGTGGGCGGACGAGGGCGTGGTTGCCCTTATCGGGGCTGCCGCATACTTtgccggcatctcccgccTTACCTTCGCccttgtcgtcgtcgtgatGGAGTTGACGGCGGATGTGTCGCACATTACGTGTCTCATGCTCGGTATCCTGCTCGCTAAGGGCATCGCGGACAAGTGCTGCCATTCCTTTTACCATGCCTCGTTGGAGGTGAAGGCAGTCCCCTTCCTTGAGGCCCAGGCGAGCATGCACCTACTTGACACATACACCGCCCGCGACATCATGACGACCCCGGTTAAAGTACTGGAGACGATGGACACGGTTCTGCACGTGCTCGAGGCGCTGACCATGACACGGCACAATGCCTTTCCTGTCGTGCGAGTCGGTGAGGCGGACCAAACCTACGAGGGCATGATTACGCGCGCACAGCTTCAGCTGCTACTCTGGGTCGTGTATCTGCGCCAGATAGATGATGTCGCAGAGGTACTCGTCGACAATGAAGGTAATGCCAATGACGAGGCAGACAGCGTTGACGGCGCGACCGATGCGCGGAGCGGGTCGGCATCGGAGCAGGCCAGTTCTGAGAGCCTCATTCAATCCCACGTCACAGCAGCTGACCTGAAACGTGTGCACGAGTTTGTTTTCTGGAACCGCCTGCCGAGCATTCCCATGATGGAGTACCTGCCACTGTCTACCATTCGCTCGTACATAGACCTTCGTCCGTACGtggacagcagcgcaccgtaCGTGCAGCAAGGCGTTTGCGTCTCCAGGGCGTACTACACCTTTCGCCACTTGGGACTCCGCCACCTGCCGGTGCTTGATCGAAGACAGCAGGTGGCTGGGATACTCACCAGGGTGAGCTTTGTGGGCGACCGACTCATGGAGAAGGTTGGTGCACGAGCCGCTGGCGACTTTGTGGACACCGAGTGGAGAAGGTGA